A stretch of the Fusobacterium varium genome encodes the following:
- a CDS encoding putative peptidase: MSNIRERIIKLRKLMKEKGIDMYVIPSSDYHQSEYVGEYFKSREFISGFTGSAGIVVVTEDEAGLWTDGRYFIQAEKQLEGSSITLFKIGEENVPTFIEYIGKNLKNNQCLGFDGKVLSVKNVFDIKNGFGKKKIKIEDRYDLVNEIWNDRPVLPKSDVFILDEKYCGESFESKIKRIREKMSNLNANKHILTSLDDIAWIYNMRGRDIKNNPVSLSYAMISTEEAILYIDKNKITEEVKEYFVNKNIKLKDYFSIYEEVKNISEKDIVLLDTNKVNYLIYNNIPIGTEIIDKPNPSTLMKACKNDIELENLKNAHIKDGVAVTKFMHWLKKNIKNQEITEISAAEKLESFRKEWKDYLEPSFNTISAYEANAAMMHYSASKDSNSKLAPKNLLLVDSGGQYIDGTTDITRTFVLGECSDEIKEHFTLVLKGMLSLSKIKFLHGVTGTNLDILARKPVWSRGIDYKCGTGHGVGFLLNVHEGPHSIRWQYNPQVLEAGMTVTNEPGVYIQGSHGIRLENELIVRNAEKTDFGQFMVFETMTYAPLDLDGVVSELLNEEEKDFLNNYHQVVFEKISPFLNEEERDWLKKYTRKI, encoded by the coding sequence TTGAGCAACATAAGAGAAAGAATCATTAAACTGAGAAAATTGATGAAAGAAAAAGGAATAGATATGTATGTTATTCCATCTTCAGATTACCATCAAAGTGAATATGTGGGAGAATATTTTAAATCAAGAGAATTTATATCAGGTTTTACAGGATCTGCTGGAATAGTAGTGGTGACAGAAGATGAAGCAGGTCTTTGGACAGATGGAAGATATTTTATCCAAGCCGAAAAACAACTTGAAGGAAGTTCAATAACTCTTTTTAAGATAGGAGAAGAAAATGTTCCAACATTTATTGAATATATAGGAAAAAATTTAAAAAATAATCAATGTTTGGGATTTGATGGAAAAGTATTATCAGTAAAAAATGTATTTGATATAAAAAATGGATTTGGAAAGAAAAAAATAAAAATAGAAGATAGATATGATTTAGTAAATGAAATATGGAATGACAGACCAGTTCTTCCTAAATCAGATGTATTTATACTTGATGAGAAATATTGTGGAGAAAGCTTTGAAAGTAAAATTAAAAGAATAAGAGAGAAAATGTCAAATTTAAATGCAAATAAGCATATATTAACCTCTCTTGATGATATTGCATGGATTTATAATATGAGAGGAAGAGATATAAAAAATAATCCTGTTTCTTTATCATACGCAATGATTTCTACTGAAGAAGCTATATTGTATATAGATAAAAATAAAATAACAGAAGAAGTTAAGGAATATTTCGTTAATAAAAATATCAAATTAAAAGACTATTTTTCTATATATGAAGAGGTAAAAAATATATCAGAAAAGGATATTGTACTTTTAGATACAAATAAAGTAAATTATCTTATTTATAATAATATTCCAATAGGAACTGAAATAATAGATAAACCAAATCCAAGTACTCTTATGAAAGCTTGTAAAAATGATATAGAATTAGAAAATCTTAAAAATGCTCATATAAAAGATGGAGTTGCTGTTACAAAATTTATGCACTGGCTTAAAAAAAATATTAAAAATCAGGAAATAACTGAGATAAGTGCAGCTGAAAAATTAGAATCTTTTAGAAAAGAATGGAAAGATTATTTAGAACCAAGTTTTAATACTATTTCAGCATATGAAGCAAATGCAGCTATGATGCACTATAGTGCTAGTAAAGATTCAAACAGTAAACTTGCACCCAAAAATCTTCTTTTAGTGGATTCTGGAGGACAGTATATAGATGGAACTACAGATATAACTAGAACTTTTGTGTTAGGGGAATGCAGTGATGAAATAAAAGAACATTTCACTTTGGTATTAAAAGGAATGTTATCACTTTCAAAAATTAAATTTCTTCATGGAGTTACAGGAACAAACTTAGATATATTAGCTAGAAAACCAGTATGGTCAAGAGGAATAGATTATAAATGCGGAACAGGTCATGGAGTTGGATTTCTTTTGAATGTACATGAAGGCCCACATAGTATAAGATGGCAATATAATCCACAAGTATTAGAAGCAGGAATGACTGTAACAAATGAACCAGGAGTGTATATTCAAGGTTCTCATGGAATCAGACTTGAAAATGAATTAATAGTGAGAAATGCTGAAAAAACAGATTTTGGACAATTTATGGTATTTGAAACTATGACTTATGCACCATTAGATTTAGATGGAGTAGTTTCAGAACTTTTAAATGAAGAAGAAAAAGACTTTTTAAATAATTACCATCAAGTAGTATTTGAAAAAATTTCTCCATTTCTAAATGAAGAGGAGAGAGATTGGTTAAAGAAATATACTAGAAAAATATAA
- a CDS encoding putative glutamine--fructose-6-phosphate aminotransferase produces MCGIIGYVGNDEKAVEVILDGLSKLEYRGYDSAGLAIIEKGHLFVEKKSGKLDNLKNSLKDAGHYSNVGIGHTRWATHGVPTDVNSHPHCSYDKKVAVVHNGIIENYAVLKDELIEKGYIFSSDTDSEVAAQLFSYLYTGDLLETIMKVRDKIRGSYALGIIHEEQPDKIICTRKESPLIIGLGKDKNFIASDVPAILKYTRDVIFLENDEIAVIEEGKVTIFDKEGKPITKEITKIEWDMEQASKNGYPHFMLKEIEEQPAVVERTLEVYIKPDGKVDFGKAFEKIDFEKIKEIDIIACGTAYHAGLQAAYFFKKMAKIKTNVDIASEFRYSDPFLNEDNLVIFISQSGETLDTLMALKLARSKGAKTLAITNVVGSTISREADVVLYTVAGPEISVASTKAYTTQVVTFYLLALYVAFKCNRVSLEEYENYLDKIYSLSEKIGKMFFNKEKIEKIAHEIKDRKNGFYIGRGIDEKITREGSLKMKEITYIHTEAFPAGELKHGPIALIEEGTMIVVVSTQKDMVEKVASNIKELKARGAFVISITKANYKEIIDVSDRVILIDEIDDMVAPLLSMIPLQLLSYYTAVAKGLDVDKPRNLAKSVTVE; encoded by the coding sequence ATGTGTGGAATTATCGGATATGTAGGAAATGATGAAAAGGCAGTAGAAGTAATACTTGATGGATTGAGCAAACTTGAATACAGAGGATATGACTCTGCTGGACTTGCAATTATTGAAAAAGGGCATCTTTTTGTAGAAAAAAAGAGTGGAAAATTAGATAATTTGAAAAATTCGTTAAAAGATGCAGGACATTATTCAAATGTAGGAATAGGTCATACTAGATGGGCAACTCATGGAGTACCGACAGATGTTAATTCACATCCTCACTGCAGTTATGATAAAAAAGTAGCAGTAGTTCATAATGGGATAATAGAAAATTATGCTGTATTGAAAGATGAACTTATAGAAAAAGGATATATTTTTTCTTCAGATACTGACAGTGAAGTGGCAGCACAACTTTTTTCTTATCTTTATACTGGAGATTTATTAGAAACGATAATGAAAGTAAGAGATAAAATAAGAGGAAGTTATGCTCTAGGTATAATTCATGAAGAACAGCCAGATAAAATTATTTGTACTAGAAAAGAAAGTCCTTTAATTATAGGCTTAGGAAAGGATAAGAATTTTATAGCATCAGATGTTCCAGCTATTCTAAAATATACAAGAGATGTTATTTTTTTAGAAAATGATGAAATAGCTGTTATTGAAGAAGGAAAAGTAACTATTTTTGATAAGGAAGGAAAACCTATAACAAAAGAAATTACTAAAATTGAATGGGATATGGAACAAGCAAGTAAAAATGGATATCCTCATTTCATGTTAAAAGAAATAGAAGAGCAACCTGCTGTTGTAGAAAGAACTTTGGAAGTCTATATAAAACCAGATGGAAAAGTAGATTTTGGTAAGGCATTTGAAAAAATTGATTTTGAAAAAATTAAAGAAATAGATATAATTGCATGTGGAACTGCTTATCATGCTGGGCTGCAAGCAGCATATTTCTTTAAAAAAATGGCAAAAATAAAAACAAATGTGGATATTGCTTCTGAGTTCAGATATAGCGATCCTTTCTTAAATGAAGATAACCTTGTTATATTTATAAGTCAATCTGGAGAAACTTTGGATACTCTTATGGCTCTAAAATTAGCTAGAAGCAAGGGAGCTAAAACTCTTGCAATAACAAATGTTGTTGGATCAACTATATCAAGAGAAGCTGATGTAGTCTTATATACTGTTGCTGGACCTGAAATATCAGTTGCATCAACAAAAGCTTATACAACACAAGTAGTTACTTTTTATTTACTTGCACTTTATGTGGCTTTTAAATGTAATAGAGTATCTTTGGAAGAGTATGAAAATTATTTAGACAAAATTTATAGTTTAAGTGAAAAAATAGGAAAAATGTTTTTTAATAAAGAAAAAATAGAAAAGATAGCTCATGAAATAAAAGATAGAAAAAATGGTTTTTATATTGGAAGAGGAATAGATGAAAAGATAACAAGAGAAGGATCTCTGAAAATGAAAGAGATAACTTATATTCACACTGAAGCTTTTCCAGCTGGAGAGTTAAAACATGGACCAATAGCTCTTATTGAAGAAGGAACTATGATAGTGGTGGTATCGACACAAAAAGATATGGTTGAAAAAGTAGCTTCTAATATAAAAGAATTAAAGGCAAGAGGAGCTTTTGTTATATCTATTACAAAAGCAAATTACAAAGAAATAATAGATGTATCTGACAGAGTGATACTTATAGATGAGATAGATGATATGGTAGCACCATTGTTATCTATGATTCCATTACAGCTGTTATCGTATTATACAGCAGTAGCAAAAGGTTTAGACGTTGATAAACCAAGAAACCTTGCAAAATCTGTTACTGTTGAATAA
- a CDS encoding electron transfer flavoprotein subunit alpha has protein sequence MNLSDYKGILVFAEQRDGVIQTVGLELIGKAKELAGVLNVPVTAALIGYNVAGLAKTLVEYGADKVVVVDQARLEVYDTEAYTQVFKAIIDAKKPEIVLFGATTLGRDLAPRVSSRMATGLTADCTKLEISEETKGLEMTRPAFGGNLMATIVCPDHRPQMSTVRPGVMQKAPRVEGREGEIENFSVSLDTSKMKVKVVQIVKETANKIDISEAKILVSGGRGIGSADNFAALEAIAKEIGATVSASRAAVDAGYIEHDRQVGQTGKTVRPDIYFACGISGAIQHVAGMEESEYIVAINKDKDAPIFNVADLGIVGDANKIAPLLAEELKKAKDAK, from the coding sequence ATGAATTTAAGTGATTATAAAGGAATATTAGTATTTGCAGAACAAAGAGATGGGGTAATTCAAACTGTTGGTTTGGAATTAATTGGAAAAGCTAAAGAATTAGCTGGAGTACTAAATGTGCCAGTAACAGCTGCTTTAATTGGATATAATGTTGCTGGATTAGCAAAAACTCTAGTTGAATATGGAGCTGACAAGGTTGTAGTTGTAGATCAAGCTAGATTAGAAGTTTATGATACTGAAGCTTATACTCAAGTATTTAAAGCTATAATAGACGCTAAAAAACCTGAAATAGTTCTATTTGGAGCTACTACTTTAGGAAGAGATTTAGCACCAAGAGTATCTTCAAGAATGGCTACTGGGCTTACAGCTGACTGTACAAAACTTGAAATTTCTGAAGAAACTAAAGGATTAGAAATGACAAGACCAGCATTTGGAGGAAATTTAATGGCAACTATTGTTTGTCCTGATCATAGACCTCAAATGTCTACAGTTAGACCAGGAGTAATGCAAAAAGCTCCAAGAGTAGAAGGAAGAGAAGGAGAAATAGAAAACTTCTCTGTATCTTTAGACACTTCTAAAATGAAAGTTAAAGTTGTTCAAATAGTTAAAGAAACTGCTAATAAAATAGATATTTCTGAAGCTAAAATACTTGTATCTGGAGGAAGAGGAATTGGTTCAGCTGATAACTTTGCCGCATTAGAAGCTATAGCAAAAGAAATCGGAGCAACTGTATCTGCTTCAAGAGCAGCAGTTGATGCCGGATACATTGAGCATGACAGACAAGTTGGACAAACTGGTAAAACAGTTAGACCTGACATATATTTTGCATGTGGAATTTCTGGAGCAATTCAACACGTTGCAGGAATGGAAGAGTCTGAGTATATAGTAGCTATCAACAAAGATAAAGATGCACCTATATTTAATGTGGCAGATTTAGGAATTGTTGGAGATGCTAACAAAATAGCTCCATTATTAGCTGAAGAATTGAAAAAAGCTAAAGATGCTAAATAA
- a CDS encoding electron transfer flavoprotein subunit beta: MKIVVCIKQVPDTTEIKLDPVKGTLIRDGVPSIMNPDDKGGLEEALKLKDKYGAHVTVITMGPPQAEAILREAYAMGVDRAILLTDRKFGGADTLATSNTIAAALRNIEADLIIAGRQAIDGDTAQVGPQIAEHLGLPQVSYVKDMQYNTEDNSLTIKRVVEDGYYLVNVQLPALVTVLSEANQPRYMRVGGIVEAFDKPVETWTFDNITIDPAIIGLNGSPTKVKKSFTKGAKQAGKVFELDTKEAVNLIVEKLKEKFVI; this comes from the coding sequence ATGAAAATAGTAGTTTGTATAAAACAAGTTCCAGACACAACTGAGATCAAATTGGATCCAGTAAAAGGGACACTAATCAGAGATGGAGTTCCTAGTATCATGAACCCAGATGATAAAGGTGGATTGGAAGAGGCTTTAAAACTTAAAGATAAATATGGAGCTCATGTAACAGTTATCACAATGGGACCTCCTCAAGCAGAAGCTATCCTAAGAGAAGCATATGCAATGGGTGTAGATAGAGCTATTCTTTTAACAGATAGAAAATTTGGAGGAGCAGATACTCTAGCTACTTCTAATACTATTGCAGCTGCTTTAAGAAATATTGAAGCTGACCTGATAATTGCTGGAAGACAAGCTATTGATGGAGATACTGCACAAGTTGGACCACAAATAGCAGAGCACTTAGGGTTACCTCAAGTATCTTATGTAAAAGATATGCAATATAACACAGAAGACAATTCATTAACAATTAAAAGAGTTGTGGAAGATGGATATTACTTAGTAAATGTTCAATTACCTGCTCTAGTTACTGTATTATCAGAAGCTAACCAACCTAGATACATGAGAGTTGGAGGAATTGTTGAAGCTTTTGATAAACCAGTTGAGACTTGGACTTTTGATAATATAACAATAGATCCAGCAATTATTGGATTGAATGGATCACCTACTAAAGTTAAAAAATCATTTACTAAAGGAGCTAAACAAGCTGGTAAAGTATTTGAATTAGATACAAAAGAAGCAGTAAATTTAATTGTTGAAAAATTAAAAGAAAAATTTGTTATTTAA
- a CDS encoding acyl-CoA dehydrogenase encodes MEFNIPKTHELFRQMIREFAEKEVKPLAAEVDEEERFPVETVKKMAEIGLMGIPIPKQYGGAGGDNVMYAMAVEELSRVCGTTGVIVSAHTSLGTWPILHFGTEEQKQKYIPKLASGEWLGAFGLTEPNAGTDAAGQQTTAVLDEATNEWVINGSKIFITNAGYADVYVIFGMTDRSKGLKGISAFILETGTPGFSIGKKEKKLGIKGSSTCELIFENVRIPKSNLLGEVGKGFKIAMMTLDGGRIGIASQALGIAQGALDETVGYVKERKQFGRAIAKFQNTQFQLADLEVKIEASRLLVYKAAWRESNNLPYTVDAARAKLFAAETAMEVTTKAVQLHGGYGYTREYPVERMMRDAKITEIYEGTSEVQRMVIAGNLLK; translated from the coding sequence ATGGAATTTAATATACCTAAGACACATGAACTTTTCAGACAAATGATAAGAGAATTTGCTGAAAAAGAGGTAAAACCTTTAGCTGCTGAAGTAGATGAAGAAGAAAGATTCCCAGTTGAAACAGTTAAAAAAATGGCTGAAATTGGATTAATGGGAATTCCTATTCCAAAACAATATGGTGGAGCAGGTGGAGATAATGTAATGTATGCAATGGCAGTAGAAGAACTTTCAAGAGTTTGTGGAACTACTGGAGTTATTGTATCTGCACATACTTCACTAGGAACTTGGCCAATATTACACTTTGGTACTGAAGAACAAAAACAAAAATATATTCCAAAACTAGCAAGCGGAGAATGGTTAGGAGCTTTTGGATTAACTGAACCAAATGCTGGAACAGATGCTGCTGGACAACAAACTACTGCAGTTTTAGATGAAGCTACAAATGAATGGGTTATTAATGGTTCTAAAATATTCATAACAAATGCTGGATATGCTGATGTATATGTAATATTTGGAATGACAGATAGATCAAAAGGATTAAAAGGAATTTCAGCTTTCATATTAGAAACAGGAACTCCAGGATTCTCTATAGGTAAAAAAGAAAAGAAACTTGGAATCAAAGGTTCATCAACTTGTGAATTGATATTTGAAAATGTAAGAATACCTAAATCAAACCTACTAGGAGAAGTTGGAAAAGGATTTAAAATTGCTATGATGACTCTTGATGGAGGAAGAATAGGAATTGCTTCTCAAGCATTAGGAATTGCTCAAGGTGCTTTAGATGAAACTGTTGGATATGTAAAAGAAAGAAAACAATTTGGAAGAGCTATTGCAAAATTCCAAAATACTCAATTCCAATTAGCTGATTTAGAAGTTAAGATAGAAGCTTCAAGACTTCTAGTTTATAAAGCAGCATGGAGAGAAAGCAACAATTTACCATATACAGTAGATGCAGCTAGAGCTAAACTATTTGCAGCTGAAACAGCTATGGAAGTTACAACTAAAGCAGTTCAGTTACATGGTGGATATGGATACACTAGAGAATATCCAGTAGAAAGAATGATGAGAGATGCTAAAATCACTGAGATCTATGAAGGAACTTCAGAAGTTCAAAGAATGGTAATAGCAGGAAATCTTTTAAAATAA
- a CDS encoding enoyl-CoA hydratase, protein MNFGDLKIGMKAQVTKTITEADVILYAGITLDINPAHLNEEHAKKTIFKHRIAHGMLTAGLVSAVLGTKLPGEGSIYMGQELMFTAPVYFGDTITATAEIIELIPEKNRVILSTTCTNQDGKEVLKGQAKIMKK, encoded by the coding sequence ATGAATTTCGGAGATTTGAAAATAGGTATGAAAGCTCAGGTTACAAAAACAATTACAGAGGCTGATGTTATTCTTTATGCAGGTATTACACTGGATATAAATCCAGCGCACTTAAATGAAGAACATGCAAAAAAAACTATTTTCAAACACAGGATAGCACATGGAATGCTAACTGCAGGTTTAGTATCTGCTGTATTAGGAACAAAACTCCCAGGTGAGGGGAGTATTTACATGGGGCAAGAACTAATGTTCACAGCACCAGTTTATTTTGGAGATACAATCACAGCAACTGCTGAGATTATAGAATTAATTCCAGAAAAAAACAGAGTAATATTATCAACAACATGTACAAATCAAGACGGTAAAGAAGTATTAAAAGGTCAAGCAAAAATAATGAAAAAATAG
- a CDS encoding putative acetate CoA-transferase, giving the protein MAEFIKASQAARLIKDDSFLLVCGFVGIGSPEEIFIEMEKSFLEKGTPKNLDLMFAAGFGDGKTKGLNHFAHKGMIKKAIGGHWGLAPGLAQLVNNNDMQGYNLPQGVIAQMFRDMAAGKPGTISHVGLGTFVDPEIQGGKLNSITIEDIVEKLTLNGREVLFFHGQKPNFGILKGTSSDEDGNISFEEEPLTLETLSIAMAVKNAGGKIIVQVKKKVENGVIQPKNVKIPGILVDYVVIAENLENHKQTLAEDFNLEYVTRVISDKAPKIESVVLDERKVVSRRCAMLLSREKKIINYGIGMPEVIAAVLNEEGQEEYFTPTVEPGAIGGTPAGGLNFGASVNPVCIIDQPYQFDFYDGGGLDMAFLGLAQCDGDGNINVSKFGPKIAGCGGFINITQNAKEVVFCGTFTAGGLKLDIADGKLKILQEGKIKKFVKDVEQITFSGKLAKENKKKVKYVTERAVFELKPEGLTLIEIAPGIDIERDILGQMEFKPLISNELKTMDAKIFKAEKMGLVL; this is encoded by the coding sequence ATGGCTGAGTTTATTAAAGCATCTCAAGCTGCCAGATTAATAAAAGATGATTCATTTTTACTGGTATGTGGTTTTGTGGGAATAGGAAGTCCAGAGGAGATATTCATTGAGATGGAAAAGTCTTTTTTGGAAAAGGGAACACCAAAGAATCTTGATCTTATGTTTGCTGCTGGATTTGGTGATGGGAAAACAAAAGGTCTTAATCACTTTGCACATAAAGGAATGATAAAAAAAGCTATAGGAGGACATTGGGGATTAGCTCCAGGTCTGGCACAACTGGTAAATAACAATGATATGCAGGGATATAACCTCCCACAAGGAGTAATTGCTCAAATGTTTAGAGATATGGCAGCTGGAAAACCAGGTACTATTTCTCATGTTGGATTAGGAACATTTGTGGATCCAGAAATCCAAGGTGGAAAGCTTAATAGTATTACAATAGAAGATATTGTTGAAAAATTAACATTGAATGGAAGAGAAGTGTTATTTTTTCATGGACAAAAACCAAATTTTGGTATTTTAAAAGGAACTTCATCTGATGAGGATGGAAATATTTCATTTGAGGAAGAACCATTAACCCTGGAAACATTATCAATAGCAATGGCTGTAAAGAATGCTGGTGGAAAGATAATTGTTCAAGTTAAGAAAAAAGTAGAAAATGGAGTAATTCAACCCAAAAATGTAAAAATACCTGGAATATTGGTAGATTATGTAGTGATTGCTGAAAATCTAGAAAATCATAAACAAACATTGGCTGAAGATTTTAATCTTGAATATGTGACTAGAGTTATATCTGATAAAGCACCAAAAATAGAATCAGTAGTATTAGATGAAAGAAAAGTAGTATCAAGAAGATGTGCAATGCTTCTTTCAAGAGAAAAGAAAATAATAAATTATGGAATAGGGATGCCAGAAGTAATAGCTGCTGTACTAAATGAAGAAGGACAAGAAGAATATTTTACTCCAACAGTTGAACCAGGAGCTATAGGAGGTACTCCAGCAGGAGGACTTAATTTTGGAGCATCTGTAAATCCTGTATGTATAATAGATCAACCATATCAATTTGATTTTTATGATGGTGGTGGATTAGACATGGCATTTTTAGGTCTTGCTCAATGTGATGGAGATGGAAATATAAATGTGTCGAAATTTGGTCCTAAAATAGCAGGATGTGGAGGCTTTATAAATATAACACAAAATGCTAAAGAAGTAGTATTCTGTGGAACATTTACTGCTGGAGGATTAAAACTTGATATAGCTGATGGAAAACTAAAAATACTTCAAGAAGGAAAAATTAAAAAATTTGTAAAAGATGTTGAACAGATTACATTTAGTGGAAAATTAGCAAAGGAAAATAAAAAGAAAGTAAAGTATGTGACAGAAAGGGCAGTTTTTGAACTAAAACCTGAAGGATTAACATTAATAGAGATAGCTCCAGGAATAGACATAGAAAGAGATATATTAGGGCAAATGGAATTTAAGCCATTGATTTCAAATGAATTGAAAACTATGGATGCAAAAATATTCAAAGCGGAAAAAATGGGACTAGTATTATAA
- a CDS encoding putative transcriptional regulator, with protein MNYFVEIARQESFTNASKKLYICQSALSKAIKTFESELDIILIDRTSKTFKLTPEGQLLYENGTIALKVINEQLTKLQDSISLEKGSIKVGVPPVISTIYFTSTIQEFRSMYPNINLSVIEAGANTVKDKVEKGEIDIGVVILPFSSQDFNITSVFMSDNVVVVHKNHPLASKKEVSFSEIKDEPLIILNETYMLHDRIKALCAKAGFEPNIICSSSQWDFIAEMVALNQGISILPRPILSKFHSKNIRLLTIKDPEFPWNIALIVRKDKYVSKAIKLFIEFVKNIDL; from the coding sequence TTGAATTACTTTGTTGAAATAGCCAGACAGGAAAGTTTTACAAATGCTTCTAAAAAATTATATATTTGTCAGTCAGCCTTAAGCAAGGCTATAAAAACTTTTGAAAGTGAATTAGATATCATACTGATAGACAGAACATCCAAAACTTTCAAGTTGACTCCAGAAGGACAGCTTCTTTATGAGAATGGTACCATTGCTTTGAAAGTTATAAATGAACAGCTCACTAAACTTCAAGATAGTATAAGTTTAGAAAAAGGAAGTATCAAAGTTGGAGTGCCTCCTGTAATAAGCACTATCTATTTTACCTCTACTATACAAGAATTCAGAAGTATGTACCCTAATATCAATCTAAGTGTTATTGAAGCTGGAGCTAATACAGTAAAAGATAAGGTTGAGAAAGGAGAGATAGATATTGGAGTGGTTATTCTTCCATTTTCATCTCAAGATTTTAATATAACTTCTGTATTTATGTCAGATAATGTTGTTGTTGTTCATAAAAACCATCCTTTAGCTTCTAAAAAAGAAGTTTCATTTTCAGAAATTAAAGATGAACCTCTTATCATTTTAAATGAAACTTATATGCTTCACGACAGAATAAAAGCTCTATGTGCTAAAGCTGGTTTTGAACCAAATATCATCTGCAGCAGCTCACAGTGGGATTTTATTGCTGAAATGGTGGCTCTTAATCAAGGAATAAGCATACTTCCTAGACCTATACTCAGTAAATTTCATTCTAAAAATATCAGACTTTTGACTATTAAAGATCCTGAATTTCCATGGAACATAGCTCTTATTGTGAGAAAAGATAAATATGTATCCAAAGCTATAAAACTTTTTATTGAATTTGTAAAAAATATAGATTTATAA
- a CDS encoding citrate transporter, producing MLGILLGLLLLVFLSYKGYSIIWVAPLSAIVVALYGFGFNGHVLLEAYTENYMGSLAGFTKSWFPLFFLGAVFGKMMDVTGAARAVAHLLVKFVGAKRALLGVVVSCAVLTYGGVSLFVVVFAIYPLAISLFREADLPRKLIPGAIALGAFTFTMTAFPGSPQLNNIIAGRYFNTTPYAAPIMGIVAGLIMLICGYLYLYWKQEKLVKAGEHFIEPSSSIKEEEGDLPNEYLSLVPLVTVVLVLYILSKKAGMAITPASILSLLCGNIVVAVLNLKKSKFFIKALNEGGNGSVIAILNTAAAVGFGGVVRSVPGFQVLTDKLLGIDASPLISEALAITLLAGATGSSSGGMGIALEALGPQYMAIAASQGISVEAFHRIATIASGGLDSLPHCGAVITLLAVTGMTHKDSYNDIGMVTCVIPLIALAAALILGMIGIV from the coding sequence ATGCTGGGTATACTTTTAGGTTTATTATTATTAGTTTTTCTTTCATATAAGGGATATTCTATTATATGGGTAGCACCACTTTCAGCTATAGTTGTAGCTTTATATGGATTTGGATTCAATGGTCATGTTTTGCTGGAGGCATATACTGAAAATTATATGGGATCTTTAGCTGGATTTACTAAATCATGGTTTCCATTATTCTTTTTAGGAGCTGTTTTTGGAAAGATGATGGATGTTACAGGAGCTGCTCGTGCAGTTGCGCATCTTCTTGTAAAATTTGTTGGAGCAAAAAGAGCTCTTCTTGGAGTTGTTGTAAGTTGTGCTGTCCTTACTTATGGTGGTGTAAGCCTTTTCGTTGTAGTATTTGCTATATACCCACTTGCTATATCTCTATTCAGAGAAGCTGATTTGCCAAGAAAACTTATACCTGGTGCTATTGCACTTGGAGCGTTTACTTTTACAATGACAGCTTTTCCTGGAAGTCCTCAATTAAATAATATAATTGCTGGAAGATATTTCAATACTACTCCTTATGCGGCTCCTATTATGGGTATAGTTGCTGGATTGATAATGCTTATTTGTGGGTATTTATATCTTTACTGGAAGCAAGAAAAACTAGTGAAAGCTGGAGAACACTTTATTGAACCTTCTAGCAGCATTAAAGAAGAAGAAGGGGATCTTCCAAATGAATATCTTTCACTAGTACCTTTAGTTACAGTTGTTCTTGTTCTTTATATACTGAGTAAAAAAGCTGGAATGGCTATAACACCAGCAAGTATATTATCCCTCCTATGTGGAAATATTGTTGTTGCTGTACTTAATTTAAAAAAATCTAAGTTCTTCATAAAGGCATTAAATGAAGGTGGAAATGGATCAGTAATAGCAATCTTAAATACTGCTGCTGCTGTTGGTTTTGGTGGAGTTGTAAGATCTGTGCCAGGATTCCAAGTTCTCACTGATAAACTTCTTGGAATTGACGCAAGTCCTTTAATTTCAGAAGCCTTAGCTATAACTCTTCTTGCAGGAGCAACTGGCTCTTCCTCAGGTGGTATGGGAATAGCATTGGAAGCTCTTGGTCCTCAATATATGGCTATTGCTGCATCTCAGGGAATAAGTGTTGAAGCTTTCCATAGAATAGCTACAATTGCTTCTGGAGGATTAGATTCTCTTCCTCATTGTGGTGCTGTTATAACTCTCTTAGCAGTTACAGGTATGACTCACAAAGATTCATACAACGATATTGGAATGGTTACTTGTGTTATTCCTCTAATTGCACTGGCTGCAGCCTTAATTTTAGGGATGATAGGAATAGTATAA